A portion of the Vulpes vulpes isolate BD-2025 chromosome 5, VulVul3, whole genome shotgun sequence genome contains these proteins:
- the RAB1B gene encoding ras-related protein Rab-1B, producing the protein MNPEYDYLFKLLLIGDSGVGKSCLLLRFADDTYTESYISTIGVDFKIRTIELDGKTIKLQIWDTAGQERFRTITSSYYRGAHGIIVVYDVTDQESYANVKQWLQEIDRYASENVNKLLVGNKSDLTTKKVVDNTTAKEFADSLGIPFLETSAKNATNVEQAFMTMAAEIKKRMGPGAASGGERPNLKIDSTPVKPAGGGCC; encoded by the exons ATGAACCCCGAATA TGACTACCTGTTTAAGCTGCTTTTGATTGGTGATTCGGGCGTGGGCAAGTCATGCCTGCTTCTGCGGTTTGCT GatgacacatacacagagagctACATCAGCACCATTGGGGTGGACTTCAAGATCCGAACCATTGAGCTGGATGGCAAAACCATCAAACTTCAGATC TGGGACACAGCTGGTCAGGAGCGGTTCCGGACCATCACTTCCAGCTACTACCGGGGGGCTCATGGCATCATTGTGGTGTACGATGTCACCGACCAG GAATCCTATGCCAACGTGAAGCAGTGGCTACAGGAGATTGACCGCTATGCCAGTGAGAACGTTAATAAACTCCTGGTAGGCAATAAGAGCGACCTTACCACCAAGAAGGTAGTGGACAACACCACAGCCAAG GAGTTCGCAGATTCTCTGGGCATCCCCTTCCTGGAGACAAGTGCCAAGAATGCTACCAATGTTGAGCAGGCATTCATGACCATGGCTGCTGAGATCAAGAAGCggatggggcctggggcagcctcAGGGGGTGAGCGGCCCAACCTCAAGATCGACAGCACCCCTGTGAAGCCGGCTGGTGGTGGCTGTTgctag